From a single Thalassospira sp. ER-Se-21-Dark genomic region:
- a CDS encoding SPOR domain-containing protein — protein sequence MRKILVVAAPLALGACGGPIELTVAKLAGDLISYVSTGKSTTDHAVSFVAERDCALHRPLLEQTICKDDETILAEEAAALAVMGEPEIKQELRVARPEIYAVNAPAEDWSRPSATALKSNAIVTTNLPPLTPKKTADDAVEVASARDQIEVEDVAVDRSDLGPIDPQVEADAAVAGYVSDEPAAEIAAPQETVTAALVDPAVMGDGDDVVVKPVDAALDGEALAGDDLAAPLPGDYVVLASFADEARANRALGLYKEYQPRLLNAEVKGKPYLRVAVGPLSAEHAHDLRLLAAKKGVKDPWIVGVGATGE from the coding sequence TTGAGAAAAATTCTTGTGGTGGCGGCACCTTTGGCGCTTGGCGCGTGCGGTGGTCCGATTGAGTTGACGGTGGCAAAGCTTGCCGGTGATTTGATCAGCTATGTGTCGACCGGCAAAAGCACAACTGACCATGCGGTTTCTTTCGTTGCCGAGCGTGATTGCGCGTTGCATCGCCCGCTTTTGGAACAGACCATCTGCAAGGACGACGAAACCATCCTGGCCGAAGAGGCCGCAGCCCTTGCCGTGATGGGCGAACCTGAGATTAAACAGGAACTGCGCGTTGCCCGCCCGGAAATCTATGCGGTGAATGCCCCGGCCGAAGATTGGTCACGACCGAGCGCGACGGCGCTTAAATCCAACGCGATTGTCACCACCAACCTGCCGCCACTGACCCCGAAAAAGACCGCGGATGATGCGGTTGAGGTTGCCTCTGCACGTGATCAGATCGAAGTCGAAGACGTTGCCGTTGATCGCAGTGACCTTGGCCCGATCGACCCGCAGGTCGAGGCGGATGCCGCGGTTGCGGGCTATGTCAGTGACGAACCGGCAGCCGAAATTGCCGCGCCACAGGAAACCGTTACTGCCGCATTGGTCGACCCGGCTGTTATGGGTGACGGCGATGATGTGGTGGTCAAACCGGTCGATGCCGCGCTTGACGGGGAAGCCCTTGCAGGGGATGACCTTGCCGCGCCGCTGCCCGGTGATTATGTGGTATTGGCAAGCTTTGCAGATGAAGCGCGTGCCAATAGGGCGCTGGGCCTTTATAAGGAATACCAGCCGCGCCTTTTGAATGCCGAGGTGAAGGGCAAGCCGTATCTTCGTGTTGCGGTCGGGCCGCTTTCGGCAGAACACGCACATGATTTGCGCCTTCTTGCTGCCAAAAAGGGGGTTAAAGATCCCTGGATTGTCGGAGTTGGCGCCACCGGAGAGTGA
- a CDS encoding metalloregulator ArsR/SmtB family transcription factor: protein MELNNLEEKAEQASTLLKAMSNQSRLLILCQLNEGEKSVGELERIVGLSQSALSQHLARLRRDKLVQTRREAQTIYYSLNGNDALRVIETLYGLYCNASRNSAAA, encoded by the coding sequence ATGGAACTTAACAACTTAGAAGAAAAGGCCGAACAGGCTAGCACCCTGTTAAAGGCCATGAGCAATCAGAGCAGACTGCTTATCCTTTGCCAACTCAACGAAGGCGAAAAGTCGGTTGGCGAACTCGAACGCATTGTCGGGCTAAGCCAGTCCGCCCTCTCGCAGCATCTTGCACGCCTGCGTCGTGACAAGCTCGTCCAGACTCGTCGCGAAGCACAGACCATCTACTATTCGCTGAATGGTAACGATGCTCTGCGCGTGATCGAGACCCTCTACGGGCTTTATTGCAACGCCTCACGCAATTCTGCTGCTGCGTAA
- a CDS encoding SDR family oxidoreductase, translating to MDNPSAKSPRVAFVTGGAQGLGLGISKHLLGLGWKVAMFDLDADAGEDALDSLKDAERDRTLFLQGDVAHEPDIKLCIQQCVDRFGRIDGLINNAGIANPHVPNIEDLEWDQWQRVINVNLGGAFLATKHATQHLRDTKGAIVNIASTRAFQSEANTEPYAASKGGIVALTHALAVSLAGDIRVNAIAPGWIEVGDWQKNANKTEPDHSEADKAQHPVGRVGKPEDIAQAVSFLLDGDKSGFMTGETIRIDGGMTHKMIYVD from the coding sequence ATGGATAACCCGTCCGCAAAATCACCACGCGTGGCCTTTGTCACCGGTGGCGCCCAGGGCTTGGGCCTTGGCATCTCAAAGCATCTTCTGGGCCTTGGCTGGAAGGTCGCGATGTTTGATCTTGATGCCGATGCGGGCGAGGACGCGCTTGATAGCCTGAAGGATGCTGAACGCGACCGCACATTGTTCCTGCAGGGCGATGTCGCCCATGAGCCCGACATCAAACTTTGCATCCAGCAATGTGTTGACCGGTTTGGCCGCATCGATGGCCTGATCAACAATGCCGGGATCGCCAATCCCCATGTCCCCAACATCGAAGACCTTGAATGGGATCAATGGCAACGCGTGATCAATGTCAATCTGGGTGGTGCGTTTCTGGCAACCAAACACGCGACACAGCATCTGCGCGATACCAAGGGCGCGATTGTCAATATCGCCTCCACCCGCGCCTTCCAGTCAGAGGCCAACACTGAACCCTATGCCGCGTCCAAGGGCGGCATTGTTGCCCTGACTCATGCGCTGGCGGTCAGCCTTGCGGGTGACATTCGCGTCAACGCCATCGCACCGGGTTGGATCGAAGTTGGCGACTGGCAGAAAAACGCCAACAAAACCGAACCCGATCACAGCGAAGCCGACAAGGCCCAACACCCGGTTGGCCGTGTTGGTAAACCCGAAGACATCGCACAGGCTGTCTCCTTCCTCTTGGATGGCGATAAATCCGGCTTCATGACCGGCGAAACCATCCGCATTGATGGCGGCATGACGCACAAGATGATTTACGTCGACTGA
- a CDS encoding exodeoxyribonuclease VII small subunit: MSEATASPALPEDIAKLSFEEALGQLETLVRQLEQGQVGLDDAIASYERGAALKRHCADKLRAAEERIEKITLNADGRPSATPTEIE; the protein is encoded by the coding sequence ATGTCCGAGGCTACTGCATCTCCCGCACTTCCTGAAGATATCGCGAAACTGAGTTTCGAAGAGGCGCTTGGGCAGCTTGAAACCCTTGTGCGTCAGCTTGAACAGGGTCAGGTCGGGCTTGATGACGCCATTGCGTCCTATGAACGCGGTGCGGCGCTGAAACGCCATTGCGCGGACAAACTGCGCGCGGCTGAAGAGCGCATCGAAAAAATCACCCTGAATGCGGATGGCCGCCCGTCGGCAACCCCAACTGAAATTGAATAG
- a CDS encoding DUF1849 family protein: MLSGFFSEIKQRQRSLKGTLIFCLGLGGCAAQAGNVTGIEDAIVPHVAEYHFKLSHAEQGSSIVDASGVLGYRFEKMCDGWVTEMQQIMILQGSEGTPINSAYSMTQWEDFDGTEYRFRMRDYLDGTKVDEIVGKAVRKDDMVKVSYEIPVEVEEELPADAMFPTQHSLVLLKRAKDGVRFANDLVFDGSGDTPTNRVAVVISGSKDADNAANDPDAIARGAFHRMNLAFYPIGAAENGPSTEMAVDFGDNGVAHGMRFDYGEFEVLGTLDKVTKLPLPECGAK; the protein is encoded by the coding sequence ATGTTGTCTGGATTTTTTTCAGAGATTAAGCAACGTCAGCGTTCCCTTAAAGGAACGCTGATCTTTTGTTTGGGTCTTGGTGGCTGTGCCGCGCAGGCTGGCAATGTGACGGGCATCGAAGATGCCATCGTGCCGCATGTGGCGGAATATCACTTCAAGCTGAGCCATGCCGAACAGGGCAGTTCAATCGTTGATGCATCCGGTGTGCTTGGCTATCGCTTTGAAAAGATGTGCGATGGCTGGGTCACGGAAATGCAGCAGATCATGATCCTTCAGGGCAGTGAAGGCACGCCGATCAATTCAGCCTATTCCATGACCCAGTGGGAAGATTTCGACGGGACGGAATATCGTTTCCGCATGCGTGATTATCTTGACGGCACCAAGGTCGACGAGATCGTCGGCAAGGCGGTGCGCAAGGACGATATGGTCAAGGTCAGTTACGAAATCCCGGTCGAGGTCGAGGAAGAACTTCCGGCCGATGCCATGTTCCCGACCCAGCATTCGCTGGTGTTGCTGAAACGTGCGAAAGACGGGGTGCGGTTTGCCAATGATCTGGTGTTTGATGGCAGCGGCGATACCCCGACCAACCGGGTTGCTGTGGTGATTTCAGGCAGCAAGGATGCCGATAACGCCGCCAACGATCCCGACGCGATTGCGCGCGGTGCGTTCCATCGCATGAACCTGGCATTTTATCCGATCGGGGCTGCGGAAAACGGCCCGTCAACCGAGATGGCGGTTGATTTTGGCGATAACGGTGTCGCGCATGGTATGCGCTTTGATTATGGCGAGTTTGAAGTTCTCGGCACCCTTGACAAGGTCACCAAGCTGCCGCTGCCGGAATGCGGCGCGAAGTAA
- a CDS encoding YkgJ family cysteine cluster protein, with protein MTKLDDAIDRVSRNIAQTGALTTEASRRYEQMFADFRTELDRALDAADTLADAAGATMAILEQAATLLRQSFPNPYPRACRDQCSACCHLFVSVPPGVTDLIAAHISATFTTPQIDALKDRLRSAATDIEQYTTTADVRVRCPLLDEQDRCSIYAIRPLTCRAFTSANAGLCHAMVFGDSAQQSSRIDQDPGHYRLHIAATEALQNLATRRGLNGRQEGFVHALLDRLENGSVSA; from the coding sequence ATGACCAAGCTTGATGACGCAATAGACCGGGTTTCGCGCAACATCGCACAAACCGGCGCCCTGACGACCGAGGCCTCGCGGCGCTACGAACAGATGTTTGCCGATTTCCGCACCGAACTGGACCGCGCCCTTGATGCGGCCGATACGCTTGCCGATGCCGCCGGGGCCACCATGGCGATACTTGAACAGGCCGCCACCCTTTTGCGCCAAAGCTTCCCCAACCCTTACCCGCGCGCCTGTCGCGATCAATGCAGCGCCTGCTGCCACCTGTTTGTCAGTGTCCCGCCCGGTGTGACCGACCTGATCGCTGCCCACATCTCGGCAACTTTCACCACGCCACAGATCGACGCCCTGAAAGATCGCCTGCGCAGTGCCGCAACCGATATCGAACAATATACAACAACCGCGGACGTCCGGGTGCGTTGCCCGTTGCTTGATGAACAGGATCGCTGCAGCATTTACGCCATCCGCCCGCTGACCTGTCGCGCCTTTACCTCGGCCAATGCCGGCCTGTGTCATGCCATGGTGTTTGGCGACAGTGCGCAACAATCCAGCCGCATTGATCAGGATCCCGGCCATTACCGCCTGCATATCGCAGCAACCGAGGCGCTGCAAAATCTCGCAACCCGTCGCGGCCTTAACGGGCGTCAGGAAGGCTTCGTTCACGCCCTGCTCGATCGGCTTGAAAACGGGTCAGTATCCGCCTGA
- a CDS encoding malonyl-CoA synthase has translation MSDNLLQTFLDRFPADKSRTFLIERDGTERSFSWLLDRTGRYASVLTSHGVVKGDRVAAQVDKSSDVIALYLACLQLGAIHLPLNTAYTGDEIAYFLGDAAPRVFVCRPGHIDAAKELGDKNDVAAVLSLGSNADGSLNDEAANATAMTDIVAADKDDVAAILYTSGTTGRSKGAMLTHNNLGSNAKTLHQAWGFKPGDTLLHALPLFHTHGLFVAINIMLMNGGKVILLPKFDADDVIERLPQSTVLMGVPTFYTRLLAHPKFTKDVTANMRLFVSGSAPLLAETHDAFFERTGHKILERYGMTETCMNTSNPLDGERRPGAVGPTLPGIEARVCDKDGNVLGAGEIGVLEVRGPNVFKGYWQMPEKTASEFRSDGFFITGDLATIGEDGYVTIVGRDKDLIISGGFNVYPKEVEEVIAEYDEVDEVAIFGLPHPDFGEAVAGVIVAANGDKADPEAIIKRTQDKLAKFKVPKRIWVIKELPRNTMGKIQKAQLRKQYEDTFTSPAA, from the coding sequence ATGTCAGATAATCTTCTTCAAACATTTCTGGACCGTTTTCCGGCCGACAAATCCCGCACGTTTCTGATTGAACGCGACGGCACCGAACGCAGTTTTTCGTGGCTGCTTGATCGCACTGGTCGTTATGCGTCGGTGCTGACATCCCATGGTGTGGTCAAGGGTGACCGCGTTGCCGCCCAGGTTGACAAATCATCCGATGTGATCGCGCTCTATCTGGCTTGCCTGCAACTTGGCGCCATTCACTTGCCGCTCAACACTGCCTATACCGGTGATGAAATCGCCTATTTCCTGGGTGATGCCGCTCCGCGTGTCTTCGTCTGCCGTCCGGGCCATATTGATGCGGCCAAGGAACTGGGTGACAAGAATGACGTCGCGGCTGTCCTGTCGCTTGGTTCAAACGCCGATGGCAGCCTCAATGACGAGGCCGCAAACGCCACCGCCATGACCGACATCGTCGCCGCCGACAAGGATGACGTTGCCGCCATCCTGTACACATCGGGCACCACCGGCCGGTCTAAGGGCGCGATGCTGACCCATAATAATCTGGGTTCGAACGCCAAAACCCTGCATCAGGCATGGGGCTTCAAGCCGGGTGATACTTTGCTGCATGCCCTGCCGCTGTTTCATACCCACGGGCTGTTTGTTGCGATCAACATCATGCTGATGAATGGCGGCAAGGTGATCCTGCTTCCGAAATTCGATGCCGATGACGTGATCGAACGCCTGCCGCAATCAACCGTCTTGATGGGCGTTCCGACCTTCTATACCCGCCTGCTCGCACATCCGAAATTCACCAAGGATGTTACCGCCAACATGCGTCTGTTCGTCTCGGGCTCGGCGCCGCTTCTGGCTGAAACCCATGACGCATTCTTTGAACGCACCGGTCACAAGATCCTTGAACGCTATGGCATGACCGAAACCTGCATGAACACGTCCAACCCGTTGGATGGCGAACGCCGTCCGGGTGCGGTTGGTCCGACCCTTCCGGGGATCGAGGCCCGCGTTTGTGACAAGGATGGCAATGTTCTGGGGGCTGGTGAAATCGGCGTGCTTGAAGTCCGTGGTCCGAACGTCTTCAAGGGTTACTGGCAGATGCCGGAAAAAACCGCGTCAGAGTTCCGCTCCGACGGCTTCTTTATCACCGGCGATCTCGCCACCATCGGCGAAGACGGCTATGTCACCATCGTTGGCCGCGACAAGGACCTGATCATTTCCGGTGGCTTTAACGTCTATCCCAAGGAAGTCGAAGAAGTCATCGCCGAATATGACGAGGTCGATGAAGTCGCGATCTTTGGCCTGCCCCATCCCGACTTCGGCGAAGCCGTTGCCGGTGTGATTGTCGCTGCCAATGGCGATAAGGCCGACCCCGAAGCCATCATCAAACGCACCCAGGACAAGCTGGCCAAATTCAAGGTGCCCAAGCGCATCTGGGTGATCAAGGAACTGCCGCGCAACACCATGGGCAAAATCCAGAAGGCCCAGCTGCGCAAACAATACGAAGACACCTTTACCTCCCCTGCAGCATAA
- a CDS encoding polyprenyl synthetase family protein, with protein sequence MIAELSAASADLGETLDGILPRANGQIEQRLYQAMRYSTLGDGKRLRPFLVLSSAGLFKVSRRSALRVAAAVEMVHSYSLIHDDLPAMDDDDLRRGKPSCHKQFDEATAILAGDALLTQAFEVLADEDTHPDPRVCTDLVRALARAAGPHGMVGGQMIDLAGEGQSFDQAQVTHLHLLKTGRMFAFACEAGAILGKAPKSIRLALRSYAHDMGLAFQIKDDILDVEASSEELGKTAGKDVDQEKSTFVKLLGLDQAREQARMLCDQAINHLNCFDDEAEPLRAVARFVVERGR encoded by the coding sequence ATGATTGCCGAACTGAGTGCGGCGTCTGCTGATCTGGGCGAGACGCTTGACGGGATCCTGCCCCGCGCCAATGGCCAGATCGAGCAACGCCTGTATCAGGCGATGCGCTATTCGACGCTGGGCGATGGCAAACGCTTACGCCCGTTTCTGGTGCTGAGCTCTGCCGGGTTATTCAAGGTATCGCGTCGCTCGGCCCTTCGCGTGGCCGCCGCGGTCGAGATGGTGCACAGCTATTCGCTGATCCATGATGATCTGCCGGCGATGGATGACGACGATCTGCGTCGCGGCAAGCCCAGCTGCCACAAGCAGTTTGACGAGGCGACAGCGATTTTGGCCGGTGATGCATTGCTGACCCAGGCGTTTGAAGTGCTGGCCGATGAAGATACTCATCCTGATCCGCGCGTTTGCACCGATCTTGTCCGTGCCCTTGCCCGTGCGGCGGGACCACATGGCATGGTTGGTGGGCAAATGATTGATCTGGCGGGCGAAGGACAGAGTTTTGATCAGGCGCAGGTAACCCATCTGCATTTGCTTAAAACCGGACGGATGTTTGCCTTTGCCTGCGAAGCCGGGGCGATCCTTGGCAAGGCACCGAAAAGCATTCGTTTGGCGCTTCGGTCCTATGCGCATGACATGGGGCTGGCCTTCCAGATCAAGGATGACATCCTTGATGTCGAGGCAAGTTCGGAAGAACTGGGCAAGACGGCTGGTAAGGATGTCGATCAGGAAAAATCGACCTTCGTCAAATTGCTCGGTCTTGATCAGGCCCGCGAACAGGCCAGAATGCTGTGTGATCAGGCGATCAATCATCTGAACTGCTTTGACGACGAGGCCGAACCGCTGCGTGCGGTGGCACGTTTTGTAGTTGAACGCGGCCGTTAG
- the dxs gene encoding 1-deoxy-D-xylulose-5-phosphate synthase: MSTTSKTPLLDTINTPEELRKLQPAQMKQVADELRAEVIDAVSVTGGHLGAGLGVVELTVAIHYLFDTPYDRLIWDVGHQCYPHKILTGRRDRIRTIRQGGGLSGFTKRSESEYDPFGAGHSSTSISAGLGMAVANQLSDDKRKNVIAVIGDGSMSAGMAYEAMNNAAATDQRLIVILNDNDMSIAPPVGSMSGYLSRLISGKGYQGLRNAAKGLTKHLPRQIEEAARKLEEYTRGMVTGGTLFEEMGFFYVGPIDGHNMDHLLPVLKNVRDADVDGPILIHAVTQKGKGYGPAENAADKYHGVAKFDVVTGKQAKPTPNAPSYTKVYGETLVKLAEKDEKVTAITAAMPSGTGVNIFADHFPDRAFDVGIAEQHAVTFAAGMACEGYKPFCTLYSTFLQRGYDQVVHDVAIQNLPVRFAMDRAGLVGADGATHAGAYDIAYLGCLPNFVLMAAADEAELVHMTTTAWAIDDRPSAFRYPRGEGVGVEMPAEGKVLEIGKGRILREGGKIAILSYGTRLAEALIAAEDLAARGLPATVADARFAKPLDHQLIADLARNHEVLITIEEGSINGFGAMVLQHMAGQGLLDNGLKIRTMALPDALIDHDKPEIQYEKAGLDAKAIVKTALGALGMSESKARA, encoded by the coding sequence ATGAGCACGACCTCCAAGACCCCGCTGCTGGATACCATCAACACCCCCGAAGAGCTGCGCAAGTTGCAGCCTGCCCAGATGAAGCAGGTTGCCGACGAATTGCGCGCCGAGGTGATTGATGCGGTATCGGTGACCGGCGGGCATCTGGGCGCTGGGCTTGGTGTGGTCGAGCTGACGGTTGCGATCCATTACCTGTTTGATACGCCCTATGACCGTTTGATCTGGGATGTCGGTCATCAGTGCTATCCGCATAAAATCCTGACCGGGCGGCGTGATCGTATCCGCACCATTCGTCAGGGTGGTGGTTTGTCAGGTTTCACCAAACGATCCGAATCCGAATATGATCCGTTCGGGGCGGGGCATAGCTCTACCTCGATCTCGGCAGGCCTCGGTATGGCGGTGGCCAACCAGCTATCGGATGACAAGCGCAAGAACGTGATTGCCGTGATCGGCGACGGATCGATGAGTGCGGGCATGGCCTATGAGGCGATGAACAATGCCGCCGCCACCGATCAGCGTTTGATCGTCATCCTGAACGATAACGACATGTCGATTGCCCCGCCGGTGGGATCGATGTCGGGCTATTTGTCGCGCCTGATTTCGGGCAAGGGATATCAGGGGCTGCGCAATGCGGCCAAGGGCCTGACCAAACATCTGCCGCGCCAGATCGAAGAGGCCGCGCGCAAGCTTGAAGAATATACCCGTGGCATGGTTACGGGCGGCACCCTGTTTGAAGAAATGGGCTTTTTCTATGTCGGGCCGATTGATGGTCACAACATGGATCATCTGTTGCCGGTTTTGAAAAACGTCCGCGATGCCGATGTTGATGGCCCGATCCTGATCCATGCCGTTACGCAAAAGGGCAAGGGCTATGGCCCGGCGGAAAATGCGGCTGATAAATATCATGGCGTTGCCAAGTTTGACGTTGTCACCGGCAAGCAGGCCAAGCCGACCCCGAATGCGCCGAGCTACACCAAGGTGTATGGCGAAACGCTGGTCAAGCTTGCCGAGAAGGACGAGAAAGTTACCGCGATCACGGCCGCAATGCCATCGGGCACGGGTGTGAATATCTTTGCCGATCATTTCCCCGATCGTGCCTTTGACGTCGGGATTGCCGAACAGCATGCGGTGACCTTTGCCGCCGGGATGGCGTGCGAAGGGTACAAGCCGTTTTGCACGCTGTATTCGACCTTCCTGCAGCGCGGTTATGATCAGGTTGTCCATGATGTCGCGATCCAGAACCTGCCGGTGCGTTTCGCGATGGACCGTGCCGGACTGGTCGGCGCGGACGGCGCGACCCATGCCGGGGCCTATGACATTGCCTATCTTGGCTGTTTGCCGAACTTCGTTCTGATGGCGGCCGCCGATGAAGCCGAGCTTGTCCATATGACCACGACCGCCTGGGCGATTGATGATCGACCAAGTGCGTTCCGCTATCCGCGCGGTGAGGGTGTTGGCGTTGAAATGCCGGCCGAGGGGAAAGTCCTTGAAATCGGCAAGGGCCGTATCCTGCGCGAGGGGGGCAAGATTGCCATCCTGTCTTATGGTACGCGACTGGCCGAGGCGCTTATTGCGGCTGAGGATTTGGCTGCGCGTGGTCTTCCGGCGACGGTTGCCGATGCGCGCTTTGCCAAACCGCTCGACCATCAACTGATTGCGGACCTTGCACGCAACCATGAAGTCCTGATCACCATCGAAGAAGGATCGATCAACGGCTTTGGCGCGATGGTGCTGCAGCATATGGCAGGTCAGGGATTGCTTGATAACGGGCTTAAGATTCGCACCATGGCACTGCCAGATGCGCTGATTGATCATGACAAGCCGGAAATCCAGTACGAGAAGGCCGGGCTTGATGCCAAGGCCATCGTCAAGACCGCGCTTGGTGCGCTTGGCATGAGCGAAAGCAAGGCACGCGCCTGA
- a CDS encoding histone deacetylase family protein: protein MATLFVTHHDCIEHDTGPGHPECADRLRVIQRVFEAEEFMFLHREEAPLGDIDLIKKVHDPAYVDKVMASIPDHGIEPLDGDTYVSPGSGRAALRSVGGACVAVDAVMEGHERNAFVATRPPGHHAEYDRAMGFCLFNNAAIAAHHARNKFGIKRVAVMDFDVHHGNGTQDLFYNDADLFYCSTHQWPLYPGTGAESERGCANNILNVGMVAGSGTAEVQEAFNSTVLPGIAAFKPELLIISAGFDGHKNDPLAGLCYVADDFVWMTKQLMDLAEEQCGGRVVSLLEGGYDLPSLATSAVQHVRTLMGAH, encoded by the coding sequence ATGGCGACTTTGTTCGTGACCCATCACGATTGTATTGAACATGATACCGGCCCGGGACACCCGGAATGTGCCGATCGTCTGCGCGTGATCCAGCGCGTTTTCGAGGCCGAGGAATTCATGTTCCTTCACCGCGAAGAAGCGCCGCTGGGCGATATCGACCTGATCAAGAAAGTGCATGATCCAGCCTATGTCGACAAGGTGATGGCAAGCATCCCCGACCACGGCATCGAGCCGCTTGATGGCGATACGTATGTTTCGCCGGGGTCGGGCAGGGCGGCATTGCGATCGGTTGGTGGGGCCTGTGTCGCGGTTGATGCGGTCATGGAGGGGCATGAAAGGAATGCCTTTGTCGCCACCCGGCCGCCGGGACATCACGCCGAATATGACAGGGCGATGGGATTTTGCCTGTTTAACAATGCGGCCATTGCCGCCCACCATGCACGCAACAAATTCGGCATCAAGCGGGTGGCGGTGATGGATTTCGATGTCCATCACGGCAATGGCACGCAGGACCTGTTTTATAATGATGCGGACCTGTTTTATTGCTCGACCCATCAATGGCCGCTTTACCCCGGCACCGGGGCCGAAAGCGAACGCGGATGTGCCAATAATATCCTCAATGTCGGCATGGTAGCCGGATCGGGCACCGCCGAAGTACAGGAAGCGTTCAATTCGACGGTCTTGCCCGGTATTGCCGCGTTCAAGCCGGAACTTCTGATCATTTCGGCGGGCTTTGACGGGCACAAGAATGATCCGCTGGCAGGGCTTTGCTATGTGGCGGATGATTTTGTCTGGATGACCAAGCAGTTGATGGATCTTGCCGAGGAACAGTGTGGTGGACGTGTGGTATCGCTGCTTGAGGGAGGGTATGATTTGCCGTCGCTTGCGACCAGTGCCGTGCAACATGTGCGGACATTGATGGGGGCCCATTAA
- a CDS encoding alpha/beta fold hydrolase: protein MTDHAPYTAGFRDRLFDKDPFPLAIWYPATAPESSVRHMGVVSSAARGAAFADDGPFPIVLFSHGSEGHRFNQFWLAEYLARRGYIVAAPQHHGDNYLDASEARQLAIIERRPQEMRLALDLLLAHDEIGPQIDQDKIYALGHSAGGATVLKLAGWDFDAKAWQDYCEINADNDHVICQHAPSDDHLDRLNNVYGGPVVSERDDRIAAIIAIAPAFGVAATDAGLGDIDIPMLFVEADKDEILHDHVNAAHFRKLLRGRAKFVKVKGAGHYSFLPKCTPYIAENFGYLCRDFGQDRDTIHRTVEQVIHRFLDKVKTGEIQGR from the coding sequence ATGACCGATCATGCGCCATATACAGCCGGTTTTCGTGACCGGCTGTTTGACAAGGATCCGTTTCCGTTAGCGATCTGGTATCCGGCGACGGCACCTGAAAGTTCCGTGCGCCATATGGGCGTGGTTTCCAGTGCTGCGCGCGGGGCCGCCTTTGCCGATGATGGCCCGTTTCCCATCGTGCTGTTTTCGCATGGGTCGGAAGGGCATCGGTTCAATCAGTTCTGGTTGGCGGAATACCTGGCGCGGCGGGGCTATATCGTCGCCGCCCCGCAGCATCATGGCGATAATTACCTCGATGCGTCCGAAGCGCGGCAATTGGCGATTATCGAGCGCCGCCCGCAGGAAATGCGTCTGGCGCTTGATTTGTTGTTGGCGCATGACGAGATCGGGCCGCAGATTGATCAGGATAAAATCTATGCCCTTGGCCATTCGGCGGGCGGGGCGACGGTCCTTAAGCTGGCGGGTTGGGATTTCGATGCCAAGGCCTGGCAGGATTACTGCGAAATCAATGCCGATAATGACCACGTGATTTGCCAGCACGCGCCAAGCGATGATCACCTTGACCGGTTGAACAATGTGTATGGCGGGCCGGTGGTGTCCGAGCGCGATGACCGGATTGCGGCCATCATCGCGATTGCGCCAGCCTTTGGCGTGGCAGCGACCGATGCGGGACTTGGCGATATTGATATCCCGATGCTGTTTGTCGAAGCCGATAAGGACGAAATCCTGCATGACCATGTTAACGCCGCACACTTCCGCAAGCTGTTGCGCGGGCGGGCAAAGTTTGTGAAGGTCAAGGGGGCCGGGCACTATTCATTCTTGCCGAAATGCACCCCATATATTGCAGAGAATTTTGGCTATTTATGCCGCGATTTTGGTCAGGATCGCGACACCATTCACCGCACGGTCGAGCAAGTGATCCACCGTTTCCTCGATAAGGTAAAAACCGGTGAAATTCAGGGTCGCTAA